Proteins encoded within one genomic window of Streptomyces sp. NBC_01314:
- a CDS encoding glycoside hydrolase family 15 protein: MAGRIEDYALIGDMQTAALVCRDGTVDWLCLPRFDSHAVFAGLLGTEEHGFWRLGPAHASDAEPPTASRRRYRGDSLILESEWDTPRGTVRVTDFMPPRDGAPQLIRIVEGVSGRVPMRSALRMRFSYGRVVPWVHKHEGRTVAVAGPDSVWFDTECETYGKALTTYSDFTVTPGDRIAFTISWEPSHKQPPPLPEPEPSLRATEEFWHDWVEQCTYHGPYREAVIRSLITLKALTYAPTGGIVAAPTTSLPEHIGGVRNWDYRYTWLRDAAITLSSLLRTGYRDEARAWREWLLRAVAGDPENLQIMYGIAGERELGEAELDWLPGYENSGPVRVGNGAAHQLQLDVYGEVTEALHLAHMTGLARNDYAALLQLKLIRYLEDHWDQPDEGIWEVRGPRRHFVHSKVMAWVAVDRTIKLIESGDADGPLEKWRELRDDIHRDVCEKGYDKERNTFTQSYGSKELDASLLLIPQMGFLPPDDKRVIGTIEAIQRELSTPDGFILRYPTSGEDEGVDGLPGDEGAFLACSFWMADDLAMIGRVDEARKLFEKLLSLRNDLGLLAEEWDPVLKRQVGNFPQAFSHVPLIDTALRLTASGAYGG, from the coding sequence GTGGCCGGGCGCATCGAAGACTACGCACTCATCGGAGACATGCAGACCGCAGCGCTGGTCTGCCGAGACGGCACGGTCGATTGGCTGTGCCTGCCCCGCTTCGACTCCCACGCCGTCTTCGCCGGACTGCTCGGCACCGAGGAACACGGATTCTGGAGACTGGGCCCCGCGCACGCCTCGGACGCCGAGCCGCCGACGGCCTCCCGCCGCAGGTACCGCGGCGACTCGCTGATCCTGGAATCCGAGTGGGACACCCCGCGCGGCACGGTCCGTGTGACGGACTTCATGCCGCCCCGTGACGGCGCCCCGCAACTGATCCGAATCGTGGAGGGCGTCAGCGGCCGGGTGCCGATGCGCTCGGCGCTGCGCATGCGGTTCTCGTACGGCCGTGTGGTGCCCTGGGTGCACAAGCACGAGGGGCGCACGGTGGCCGTCGCCGGGCCGGACTCTGTGTGGTTCGACACCGAGTGCGAGACGTACGGCAAGGCGTTGACCACGTACTCCGACTTCACGGTGACACCCGGCGACCGGATCGCGTTCACGATCTCCTGGGAGCCCTCGCACAAGCAGCCCCCGCCGCTGCCGGAGCCCGAGCCGTCGCTGCGGGCCACCGAGGAGTTCTGGCACGACTGGGTGGAGCAGTGCACGTACCACGGCCCGTACCGCGAGGCCGTGATCCGCTCGCTGATCACGCTGAAGGCCCTCACGTACGCGCCCACCGGCGGCATCGTCGCCGCGCCGACCACCTCGCTCCCGGAGCACATCGGCGGCGTCCGCAACTGGGACTACCGCTACACCTGGCTGCGCGACGCGGCCATCACCCTCTCCTCGCTGCTGCGCACCGGCTACCGCGACGAGGCCCGCGCCTGGCGCGAGTGGCTGCTCAGGGCCGTCGCCGGCGACCCGGAGAACCTGCAGATCATGTACGGCATCGCCGGTGAGCGGGAGCTGGGCGAGGCCGAGCTGGACTGGCTGCCCGGGTACGAGAACTCGGGCCCGGTCCGGGTCGGCAACGGCGCCGCGCACCAGCTCCAGCTGGACGTGTACGGCGAGGTCACCGAGGCCCTGCACCTGGCCCACATGACGGGCCTGGCCCGCAACGACTACGCCGCCCTCCTCCAGCTGAAGCTGATCCGCTACCTGGAGGACCACTGGGACCAGCCGGACGAGGGCATCTGGGAGGTGCGCGGCCCGCGCCGCCACTTCGTGCACTCCAAGGTCATGGCCTGGGTCGCCGTGGACCGCACGATCAAGCTCATCGAATCCGGTGACGCGGACGGCCCGCTGGAGAAGTGGCGCGAGCTGCGCGACGACATCCACCGGGACGTGTGTGAGAAGGGTTACGACAAGGAGCGCAACACCTTCACACAGTCGTACGGCTCGAAGGAGCTGGACGCCTCGCTGCTGCTGATCCCGCAGATGGGCTTCCTGCCGCCGGACGACAAGCGGGTCATCGGCACCATCGAGGCGATCCAGCGCGAGCTGTCGACCCCGGACGGCTTCATCCTGCGCTACCCGACCTCCGGCGAGGACGAGGGCGTGGACGGGCTGCCGGGCGACGAGGGCGCTTTCCTCGCCTGCTCGTTCTGGATGGCCGACGACCTGGCGATGATCGGCCGCGTGGACGAGGCCCGCAAGCTCTTCGAGAAGCTGCTCTCCCTCCGCAACGACCTGGGTCTCCTCGCCGAGGAGTGGGACCCGGTCCTCAAGCGCCAGGTCGGCAACTTCCCGCAGGCGTTCAGCCACGTGCCGCTCATCGACACGGCCCTGCGGCTGACCGCCTCGGGGGCGTACGGCGGCTGA
- a CDS encoding NAD kinase, whose amino-acid sequence MTQDRSRTVFLLTHTGRPAAIRSAELVVKGLLHHGIGVRVLEHEAEDIPVPEEVELVKEATPQCLDGCELLIVLGGDGTLLRGAEFARASGVPMLGVNLGSVGFLAEAERDDLDKVVDRVVTKAYEVEERMTVDVVVHQNGNIVHTDWALNEAAVQKAGAEKLLEVVLEIDGRPVTGFGCDGIVLSTPTGSTAYAFSAGGPVVWPEVEALLMVPISAHALFAKPLVTSPDSVLAVEVLPHIPPGVLWCDGRRTVELPPGARVEVRRGAVPVRLARLHHASFTDRLVAKFALPVSGWRGARH is encoded by the coding sequence TTGACTCAGGACCGATCTCGAACTGTTTTCCTGCTCACCCACACCGGGCGGCCGGCGGCGATCCGCAGTGCCGAACTCGTCGTCAAGGGGCTGCTGCACCACGGCATCGGTGTGCGCGTCCTGGAGCACGAGGCCGAGGACATCCCGGTGCCGGAGGAGGTGGAACTCGTCAAGGAGGCCACCCCGCAGTGCCTCGACGGGTGCGAGCTGCTCATCGTCCTCGGCGGTGACGGCACGCTGCTGCGCGGCGCCGAGTTCGCCCGCGCGTCCGGGGTGCCGATGCTCGGCGTCAACCTCGGCAGCGTCGGCTTCCTCGCGGAGGCCGAGCGGGACGACCTCGACAAGGTAGTCGACCGGGTGGTGACCAAGGCCTACGAGGTCGAGGAGCGGATGACCGTCGATGTCGTCGTTCATCAGAACGGGAACATCGTCCACACGGACTGGGCGCTGAACGAGGCGGCCGTGCAGAAGGCGGGCGCCGAGAAGCTGCTGGAAGTCGTCCTCGAGATCGACGGTCGGCCGGTGACCGGGTTCGGGTGTGACGGGATCGTCCTGTCGACTCCGACAGGGTCCACGGCGTACGCGTTCTCGGCCGGTGGGCCCGTGGTGTGGCCCGAGGTCGAGGCGCTGTTGATGGTGCCGATCAGTGCGCACGCGCTGTTCGCGAAGCCGTTGGTGACGTCGCCGGACTCCGTGCTGGCGGTGGAGGTCCTGCCTCATATTCCGCCCGGGGTGCTGTGGTGTGACGGACGGCGGACCGTCGAGCTGCCACCGGGGGCCCGGGTCGAGGTGCGGCGAGGGGCTGTGCCGGTGCGGCTGGCTCGGCTGCACCATGCGTCCTTCACGGACCGGCTGGTGGCCAAGTTCGCTCTGCCCGTTTCCGGGTGGCGGGGGGCTCGGCACTAG
- a CDS encoding TlyA family RNA methyltransferase, with the protein MAGVARRRLDAELVRRKLARSREHASQLIAAGRVTVGKTVATKSATQVETAAAIVVVTDDGDPEYVSRGGHKLAGALDVFVPQGLAVEGRRALDAGASTGGFTDVLLRAGAAHVVAVDVGYGQLAWTLQSDERVTVKDRTNVRELTLEVIDGEPVDLVVGDLSFIPLGLVLPALVRCVKPDADLVMMVKPQFEVGKERLGSGGVVRSPELRAESVRGVARRAGELGLGVKGVTASPLPGPSGNVEYFLWLRAGAPALDPADVDRAVAEGPR; encoded by the coding sequence GTGGCAGGAGTCGCACGCCGCCGTCTGGACGCCGAACTGGTCCGGCGGAAGCTCGCGCGGTCGCGTGAGCACGCGAGCCAGCTGATCGCCGCCGGCCGGGTCACCGTCGGCAAGACCGTCGCGACCAAGTCCGCCACCCAGGTGGAGACCGCGGCCGCGATCGTGGTCGTGACCGACGACGGCGACCCGGAGTACGTGTCCAGAGGCGGGCACAAGCTCGCGGGCGCCCTCGATGTCTTCGTCCCGCAGGGGCTGGCCGTCGAGGGGCGGCGGGCACTGGACGCCGGCGCCTCCACCGGCGGATTCACCGACGTCCTGCTGCGGGCCGGGGCCGCGCACGTCGTCGCCGTTGACGTCGGATACGGACAACTGGCGTGGACTCTTCAAAGCGATGAACGCGTCACCGTCAAGGACCGTACGAACGTACGCGAGTTGACGCTCGAAGTGATCGATGGGGAGCCTGTGGATCTTGTCGTGGGGGATCTGTCCTTCATCCCGCTCGGCCTGGTACTTCCCGCACTGGTGCGGTGCGTGAAGCCGGATGCCGATCTGGTGATGATGGTCAAGCCGCAGTTCGAAGTGGGTAAGGAGCGGCTGGGCAGTGGGGGAGTCGTACGGAGTCCGGAGCTGCGCGCCGAATCGGTGCGCGGGGTGGCCCGGCGGGCCGGGGAGCTGGGGCTCGGGGTGAAGGGTGTGACGGCCAGTCCGCTGCCCGGACCCTCGGGCAATGTCGAGTACTTTCTGTGGCTGCGTGCCGGGGCTCCCGCGCTGGACCCGGCCGACGTCGACCGAGCTGTGGCGGAGGGGCCGCGTTGA
- a CDS encoding FAD-binding protein codes for MAPLSKARTALAALREDLSGDVFAPEDPGYDEARAVFNAMIDRRPAVIAQCADETDVVRSVRFARDLDLKIAVRGGGHSVAGMALNDNGLVIDLRRMHGVTVHPGSMSARVEGGATMSHLDRATEPHRLATTGGRASTTGVGGFVLGGGSGWLDRTFGLAVDNLLGVDLVTADGHEVRASAEENPDLFWALHGGGGNFGVATALTLRLHELPAFAIALLLYLPEHGAEVIRVYREVIETGPPEASGGVLYLTGPPEEFVPEHLVGRLVCGVLLTYAGTEDDMRKVAQPLLALPHEAEIVGAMPYADVQCMIDDPPGLRNYWSAEYLTGLPDELVDVFATRAWTMPVPTGTQHVLFPLGGAIADGPDHYPVPYRNSPWVVHPFGVWEDPADDERSVRWVRDVRADVRPWSTGAVYLNFVGDEGADRVVAGLGVDNYRRLTAVKTRYDPDNVFRFNHNIPPA; via the coding sequence ATGGCTCCCCTCTCGAAGGCGCGCACGGCCCTGGCCGCGCTGCGCGAGGATCTGTCCGGCGACGTGTTCGCGCCGGAGGATCCGGGGTACGACGAGGCCCGCGCGGTCTTCAACGCCATGATCGACCGACGCCCGGCCGTGATCGCGCAGTGCGCGGACGAGACCGATGTCGTCCGTTCCGTGCGTTTCGCCCGCGATCTGGACCTGAAGATCGCGGTGCGCGGCGGCGGCCACAGCGTGGCCGGAATGGCGCTGAACGACAACGGCCTCGTCATCGACCTGCGCCGGATGCACGGCGTCACGGTCCACCCAGGGTCCATGAGCGCCCGGGTCGAGGGCGGCGCCACCATGAGCCATCTCGACCGCGCAACCGAACCCCACCGGCTGGCGACCACGGGCGGCCGGGCGTCGACCACGGGTGTGGGCGGCTTCGTCCTCGGCGGCGGCAGCGGCTGGCTGGACCGCACCTTCGGGCTCGCCGTCGACAACCTGCTCGGCGTCGACCTCGTGACCGCTGACGGTCACGAGGTTCGCGCGAGCGCCGAGGAGAACCCGGACCTGTTCTGGGCGCTGCACGGCGGCGGCGGGAACTTCGGCGTGGCCACCGCGCTCACCCTCCGGCTGCACGAACTGCCCGCGTTCGCCATCGCCCTGCTGCTCTACCTCCCGGAACACGGCGCCGAGGTGATCCGCGTGTACCGCGAGGTCATCGAGACCGGCCCACCGGAGGCGAGCGGCGGTGTCCTCTATCTGACCGGCCCGCCCGAGGAGTTCGTCCCCGAGCACCTGGTAGGCAGGCTCGTGTGCGGCGTCCTCCTGACGTACGCGGGCACCGAGGACGACATGCGCAAGGTCGCCCAGCCGCTGCTGGCGCTGCCGCACGAGGCCGAGATCGTCGGCGCGATGCCGTACGCGGACGTACAGTGCATGATCGACGACCCGCCGGGCCTGCGGAACTACTGGTCGGCTGAGTATCTGACCGGTCTGCCGGACGAGTTGGTGGACGTCTTCGCCACCCGTGCCTGGACGATGCCCGTGCCGACCGGCACCCAGCACGTTCTCTTCCCGCTGGGTGGCGCGATCGCCGACGGCCCCGACCACTACCCCGTGCCGTACCGGAACTCCCCTTGGGTCGTGCACCCCTTCGGCGTCTGGGAGGACCCCGCGGACGACGAGCGGAGCGTCCGGTGGGTACGCGACGTCCGCGCCGACGTGCGGCCGTGGAGCACCGGCGCGGTCTATCTCAACTTCGTCGGCGACGAGGGCGCCGACCGGGTGGTGGCCGGTCTCGGCGTCGACAACTACCGGCGGCTGACCGCGGTGAAGACCCGGTACGACCCCGACAACGTCTTCCGCTTCAACCACAACATCCCGCCGGCCTGA
- a CDS encoding PucR family transcriptional regulator: protein MDTRDSRAPGDGREAQGGITVRRALELPGLRGGLPEVLAGADRLHRAVRWVHAGEVPNIASLLKGGELLLTTGYGLGTRPADQRAFVRTLAERGIAALVVELGPRFARLPAALVESARTAGLPLVQLHREVAFVTVTEEIHTEIVNGHYALLQQAEEVHRRCTEALLGGGGIPQVLDILAGFSGNPVFLETADGQLLYAAGTGPADTDPLQVWEGLRDRHQDAPPAGTSIVDVPGGGPGTGSVRARLVLLPVVAPLAPVHRMAAERAAGVLAVVLMQARQEEELAARGRGDFLTDLAEGRVRAQDAPAQARVLGFKPGGGPLLPVVMRLADGLSPEGGGWAVLARAVAEELASVGVPVLLGVRPVEGRVPLLLGLRAESERPAVADKVAAALRAGAERAGMRRPGGRPPVVVVGAPGSWAAASAGLRHAAETATAAQGLADRPWHDARRLDIDLLLWRLRDHPDLAAFVDRAIGPLRDHDDRAKPPLLPTLETYLAHAGRKAETARELHLNRQTLYNRLARIGELLGTDLDDPQAVLALSLALRARRHVA from the coding sequence ATGGACACCCGTGACAGCCGCGCACCAGGTGACGGCCGTGAGGCGCAGGGCGGTATCACCGTGCGGCGGGCGCTGGAGCTGCCCGGACTGCGCGGCGGGCTGCCGGAGGTCCTGGCCGGCGCCGACCGGCTGCACCGGGCCGTGCGCTGGGTGCACGCGGGCGAGGTCCCGAACATCGCCTCACTCCTCAAGGGCGGCGAACTGCTGCTGACCACGGGGTACGGGCTCGGCACCCGCCCCGCCGACCAGCGCGCGTTCGTCCGGACCCTCGCCGAGCGCGGCATCGCGGCCCTCGTCGTCGAACTGGGCCCGCGCTTCGCCCGGCTCCCGGCGGCTCTCGTCGAGTCGGCGCGGACGGCGGGTCTGCCCCTCGTGCAGCTGCACCGTGAGGTGGCCTTCGTGACGGTCACCGAGGAGATCCACACCGAGATCGTCAACGGCCACTACGCGCTCCTCCAGCAGGCCGAGGAGGTCCACCGCCGCTGCACCGAGGCCCTGCTCGGCGGGGGCGGGATCCCGCAGGTCCTCGACATCCTGGCCGGCTTCAGCGGCAACCCGGTCTTCCTGGAGACCGCCGACGGACAGCTCCTGTACGCCGCCGGGACCGGCCCGGCGGACACCGATCCGCTCCAGGTGTGGGAGGGGCTGCGCGACCGGCACCAGGACGCGCCGCCGGCCGGGACGAGCATCGTCGACGTACCGGGAGGCGGCCCGGGGACGGGCTCGGTACGGGCTCGGCTGGTCCTCCTCCCCGTCGTCGCCCCCCTGGCCCCCGTGCACCGGATGGCCGCCGAGCGCGCGGCCGGTGTCCTGGCCGTCGTCCTGATGCAGGCCCGGCAGGAGGAGGAGCTGGCGGCGCGCGGGCGCGGCGATTTCCTCACCGACCTCGCCGAGGGCCGCGTCCGGGCCCAGGACGCCCCCGCACAGGCCCGCGTCCTCGGCTTCAAGCCGGGCGGCGGCCCCCTGCTCCCCGTCGTCATGCGGCTCGCCGACGGCCTGTCCCCCGAGGGGGGAGGCTGGGCCGTCCTCGCCCGCGCGGTGGCCGAGGAGCTGGCCTCCGTGGGCGTGCCCGTCCTGCTCGGCGTACGCCCCGTCGAGGGCCGCGTCCCGCTGCTGCTGGGCCTGCGCGCGGAGTCCGAGCGTCCGGCGGTCGCCGACAAGGTCGCGGCGGCGCTGCGGGCGGGGGCGGAGCGTGCCGGGATGCGGCGGCCGGGCGGACGGCCGCCCGTGGTGGTCGTGGGCGCGCCCGGGAGCTGGGCGGCCGCCTCGGCGGGTCTGCGGCACGCGGCGGAGACGGCGACGGCCGCACAGGGCCTGGCCGACCGCCCCTGGCACGACGCCCGGCGCCTCGACATCGACCTGCTGCTGTGGCGGCTGCGCGACCACCCCGACCTGGCCGCCTTCGTGGACCGCGCGATCGGCCCGCTCCGCGACCACGACGACCGTGCCAAACCCCCGCTGCTGCCCACCCTGGAGACCTATCTGGCGCATGCCGGCCGCAAGGCGGAGACCGCCCGCGAGCTGCACCTCAACCGCCAGACCCTCTACAACCGCCTCGCCCGCATCGGTGAACTGCTCGGCACCGACCTGGACGACCCTCAGGCCGTCCTGGCCCTGAGCCTGGCACTACGGGCGCGCAGACACGTCGCCTGA
- the recN gene encoding DNA repair protein RecN, with product MVVSVLEEMRIRSLGVIDDAVVELSPGFTAVTGETGAGKTMVVTSLGLLLGGRADPALVRIGAKSAVVEGRITVPEGAAAMVRAEEAGAELDDGALLISRTVSAEGRSRAHLGGRSVPVGVLAELADELVAVHGQTDQQGLLKQSRQRAALDRYAGDAVAVPLTKYGEAYRRLRAVAGELDEIVTRARERAQEADMLRYGLDEIAGVEPRAGEDVELAEEAERLGHAEALASAATAAHAALAGNPEDPEGVDATTLVAGAHRALETVRSHDPALAALAERIGEIGILLGDVAGELAGYADDLDADPLRLSAVEERRAALNALTRKYGQYGQDTASVLSWAEEGAQRLTELDGDDERIDELTVERDALRAELGGLAQALTDAREEAAERFAAAVTAELASLAMPHARVSFEIRQSEDPVGVEVGGRTVAYGPSGADEVELLLAPHPGAPPRPIAKGASGGELSRVMLAVEVVFAGTDPVPTYLFDEVDAGVGGKAAVEIGRRLARLARSAQVVVVTHLPQVAAFADRQLLVEKTSDGSVTRSGVKVLEGEDRVRELSRMLAGQEDSETARAHAEELLAAARADA from the coding sequence ATGGTCGTGTCCGTGTTGGAGGAGATGCGGATACGGTCGCTCGGAGTCATCGACGACGCTGTCGTCGAGTTGTCGCCCGGCTTCACCGCCGTGACGGGTGAGACGGGTGCGGGCAAGACCATGGTGGTCACCAGCCTCGGCCTGCTGCTCGGCGGGCGGGCGGACCCGGCGCTCGTGCGGATCGGCGCGAAGAGCGCGGTCGTGGAGGGCCGGATCACCGTGCCCGAGGGCGCGGCGGCGATGGTCCGGGCCGAGGAGGCCGGGGCCGAACTCGACGACGGGGCGCTGTTGATCAGTCGGACCGTCTCCGCCGAGGGACGGTCGCGGGCGCACCTGGGCGGGCGTTCCGTCCCGGTGGGCGTGCTCGCCGAGCTGGCCGACGAACTGGTCGCCGTGCACGGGCAGACCGACCAGCAGGGGCTGTTGAAGCAGTCCCGGCAGCGGGCGGCGCTCGACCGGTACGCGGGGGACGCGGTGGCCGTGCCGCTCACCAAGTACGGCGAGGCCTACCGGCGGCTGCGGGCCGTGGCCGGCGAACTCGACGAGATCGTCACGCGCGCGCGTGAGCGGGCCCAGGAAGCCGACATGCTGCGGTACGGACTCGACGAGATCGCGGGCGTGGAGCCGCGGGCCGGCGAGGACGTGGAGCTGGCCGAGGAGGCCGAGCGGCTCGGGCACGCGGAGGCGCTGGCCTCCGCCGCCACGGCCGCGCACGCCGCGCTCGCGGGCAATCCCGAGGACCCGGAGGGCGTGGACGCCACCACGCTCGTCGCGGGCGCGCACCGGGCGCTGGAGACCGTGCGGTCGCACGACCCGGCGCTGGCCGCGCTCGCCGAGCGGATCGGGGAGATCGGGATCCTGCTGGGCGACGTGGCGGGGGAGCTGGCGGGGTACGCCGACGACCTGGACGCCGACCCGCTGCGGCTGTCGGCCGTCGAGGAGCGGCGTGCCGCCCTCAACGCGCTCACCCGGAAGTACGGCCAGTACGGACAGGACACCGCCTCCGTGCTCTCCTGGGCCGAGGAGGGCGCCCAGCGGCTCACCGAACTCGACGGCGACGACGAGCGGATCGACGAGCTGACCGTCGAGCGGGACGCGCTGCGGGCCGAACTGGGCGGGCTCGCGCAGGCCCTGACGGACGCCCGGGAGGAGGCCGCCGAACGGTTCGCCGCCGCCGTCACCGCCGAGCTGGCCTCGCTCGCCATGCCGCACGCGCGCGTGTCGTTCGAGATCCGGCAGAGCGAGGATCCCGTGGGCGTCGAGGTGGGCGGGCGTACGGTCGCGTACGGGCCGTCCGGTGCCGACGAGGTCGAACTGCTGCTCGCCCCGCATCCGGGGGCGCCGCCCCGGCCCATCGCCAAGGGCGCGTCCGGTGGTGAGCTGTCGCGGGTGATGCTGGCCGTCGAGGTCGTCTTCGCGGGGACGGACCCCGTGCCGACGTACCTCTTCGACGAGGTCGACGCGGGAGTCGGCGGCAAGGCCGCGGTCGAGATCGGCCGGCGCCTCGCCCGGCTCGCCAGGTCGGCGCAGGTCGTGGTCGTCACCCACCTGCCGCAGGTGGCCGCCTTCGCCGACCGGCAGTTGCTGGTGGAGAAGACCAGCGACGGGTCCGTGACCCGGTCCGGGGTGAAGGTCCTGGAGGGCGAGGACCGGGTGCGTGAGCTGTCGCGCATGCTCGCCGGCCAGGAGGACTCCGAGACGGCACGGGCGCACGCTGAGGAGTTGCTGGCGGCGGCCCGCGCGGACGCGTAG
- a CDS encoding glycosyltransferase family 4 protein has product MSHVSSHSPHGQSPLRTVQVLGGGSAVSSAHVRSLASGLVARGVRVTVCAPSDADGVYDFTGVGAHHVHVPRSSDPASVASLRSACADADLVHAHGLHAGFRATLALGRRTTPLVVTWHTRSYAEGARAHLLRLLERRVAKAAAVVLGTSSDLVDRARSRGARDARLAAVALPTPRRADPCDEPDRPASKVRAELGATERPLLMAVGTLDRHRGYDTLLDAAREWRGLDPAPLLVVAGEGPLRSVLQRRIEDEELPVRLVGRRDDVSELIAAADLALLPGGPEARSVLAQEALHASVPLVAAAVGSLPDLVGDGAELVPYGDARALATAVVRLLDDPARREALRERGARQAASWPTEDETVAQVLSVYDELTQLRPLS; this is encoded by the coding sequence GTGAGCCACGTGAGCAGCCACTCACCGCACGGCCAGTCGCCGCTGCGGACCGTGCAAGTGCTCGGCGGCGGCAGTGCGGTGAGCAGTGCGCATGTGCGGTCGCTGGCCTCGGGTCTGGTCGCCCGGGGCGTGCGGGTCACTGTGTGCGCCCCCAGTGACGCCGACGGCGTGTACGACTTCACCGGCGTGGGCGCCCACCATGTCCACGTGCCCCGCAGCAGCGACCCCGCCTCGGTGGCCAGCCTGCGCAGCGCGTGCGCGGACGCCGACCTGGTGCACGCGCACGGCCTGCACGCCGGCTTCCGGGCCACCCTCGCGCTCGGCCGGCGCACCACCCCGCTCGTTGTCACCTGGCACACACGTTCGTACGCGGAGGGGGCGCGGGCGCATCTGCTGCGGCTGCTGGAGCGGCGCGTCGCCAAGGCCGCCGCCGTGGTCCTCGGCACCTCCTCCGACCTGGTCGACCGGGCCCGCAGCCGGGGCGCGCGCGACGCCCGGCTCGCCGCCGTCGCCCTGCCCACGCCGCGCCGGGCCGACCCCTGCGACGAGCCGGACCGGCCCGCCTCCAAGGTCCGGGCCGAACTGGGCGCCACCGAACGCCCGTTGCTCATGGCCGTCGGCACGCTCGACCGTCACCGGGGGTACGACACCCTGCTCGACGCCGCCCGGGAATGGCGCGGCCTCGACCCGGCGCCGCTGCTCGTCGTCGCCGGCGAGGGGCCGCTGCGGAGCGTCCTGCAGCGGCGTATCGAGGACGAGGAGCTGCCCGTACGGCTCGTCGGGCGGCGCGACGACGTCTCCGAGCTGATCGCGGCCGCCGACCTCGCGCTGCTGCCCGGCGGTCCCGAGGCCCGTTCCGTCCTTGCCCAGGAGGCGCTCCACGCGAGCGTGCCGCTCGTCGCCGCCGCCGTCGGATCGCTGCCCGACCTGGTCGGCGACGGTGCCGAACTGGTCCCGTACGGCGACGCCAGGGCGCTCGCCACGGCTGTTGTACGCCTTCTCGACGACCCCGCCCGCCGCGAGGCGCTGCGGGAGCGGGGCGCGCGGCAGGCCGCCAGCTGGCCGACCGAGGACGAGACGGTGGCCCAGGTGCTCAGCGTCTACGACGAGTTGACGCAGCTGAGGCCCCTCAGCTGA